TATTTGTTCAACACTTCTTGGCTTTATACCTAAAAATTCACTTTCAAAATCTACATAAATCTTTACAAATTTTTGTTTTTTTGAATCATATCTAAGTAAAAGATTTCCATATTGTAAATAAGTATTAGGAAACACCTCTTCAGCGATGTCAAACTCTGATAATTCGTATTCATCTTTTTCTTCAATTTCCTTACGAAATTCATTGACAATAATATAACCATCAGGTAATAATTTTATATCAATTTTATCGGTTAAATAATCCTGACTTTCTAAACCAATTGAATCGGCTTTTATCCTTAAATTTAAATCTTTACTGACTATGATTGTACGTAAATCTTTATTTTCATCTTTTAAGTACATTGCATAGTATAATATAAAGTCGTCCTTAGACTCTCCTAAATAGCTTGGCATACGATGCTTTGGATCATTTTTTTCTAAAGCCAAGACTTTTAATGTTCCCCCGTTAGGCAACTTTACTCCTTTTTGTAATGGTGTCCCATTTCTAAAACTATCCAATATTCTATTAACTTCTCTTGCCGATTTAGCAACTTTATCACTTCTTGTTTTGAGTTTATCGATTTCTTCTATAACAGGAAATGGTATTATAACGTTATTGTCTTGAAAATTAAGAACACAGTTTGGATCATGAATTAAAACATTAGTATCTATAAGAAAATTTTTTATCAACCTATTCACCCCATTTTTTTATGAAATTGGCTAATGCTTTAAAAGTAAAAAGATTTATATATTTCTGAAATAACTTCGCAGTTGCTAAAGCATCATCCCATGCTCTATGAAAATGTTTAATACCTAAATTAAACTTTTTGGAAAGGTATTCAAGATTATATGGGCCCTGACTTAAAAAATATTTTGATACTTCTAATGTATCCAAATAATAATTACTTATTGAAAACATTCCACTTTCTTTTGCTGCTATGTCAAGAAACCTAAGATCCATTTTTGCATTATGAGAAACTATTATCGAGTCGTCTATATAATCTTTAAATCTTGGAAAAACTTCTATCAATGGTGGCGCATGTGAAATATCTTTGTTGTTTAGTTTATGAAACCGCGATACCTCCGCCGGTATAAATATATTAGGATTCACTAATGTATGAAAAGAATACTTAAATTTTATTTTCTTTTCATATACGGGTATAGCAGCTATTTCTATAATTCTATCACCCATCTCAGGCTTTAGCCCCGTTGTTTCGAAATCTACAGCCAAGAAGACTCGTTCCTCCATGTCAAACATTACATTTCCCTCCATTCATTTTATTATACCATTATTGGCTTAAATTTTTATTTCTTGATTAAATAATTTAGAAACAATGGTAACGATGCTTTTTCTCTATTAAAGATCAATTATCAACTGTAAAAATACCTCTCTTGATTTTATGTAGGTAATTAAGGTATAATTAAAGTTGAGTAAAGTGAAAAAATTATGCGTCTGTAGCTCAATTGGATAGAGCGTCGGACTTCGGATCCGAAGGTTGTGGGTTCAAATCCCGCCAGACGCGCTATAAGCCCTAAATCAGACCAAGTTAAATTCAGAACATTATAAGGAGGTATCTTTCATGGCAGAAGTGGAAGTACTTAAGGTTGCCGCAAATTCAAAACCAGTTGCTGTTGCAGGAGCTTTAGCTGCTATTATCAGGGACAAAGGAATGGCTGAATTACAAGCTATTGGAGCAGGAGCTGTAAATCAAGCAGTAAAAGCAATTGCTATAGCACGGGGATATGTAGCTCCAAGTGGAATCGATTTGGTTTGTGTGCCAGCATTTTCTGATGTTGAAATTGAAGGGGAAGAAAGAACCGCTATAAAATTTGTTGTAAAACCGAAAGAGTAAAAATAAAAAGAGGCTTAGCCTCTTTTTATTTTTTAATTTTTTAAATATAATATTAAAAAATTAATTATTTTCAAGTTATTTTCATATATATTATGTTATAATAAAAAAAGTTAAGTGATACTATAATTTTCTACAAATTAAAAAGGGGGTTAAAAGGATGGACATTTTAAAAGACTTGGAAAATATGCTTGAAACTTTGGTAGACAAATATAACGAACTAAAGAAGGAGAAAAGTGATCTACAATCTCAATATAACGAACTATTCAATGAGTACGAACGAACAAATAATGAAAAAGAAGATTTGAGCAGACAGCTTGAAGAATTAAAGCGAAAAAACGAAGAAGTTGAAAATTACTTAAGTCAAATGAGGGCAACATTAATTTCAAGGTTAGGAGAAGAATTTGCTCAAAATAATGATAGTTCCGAGTTCTCTAATTATCCTGATCAAGGTGATTCGAACCAATCTTCTTATTAAAGCTCACTAAAAACTATTTAGGGATGATTTTATGAAAAATTATAGATCTGTAGAAGTTAGAATCCTTGGAAAAGATTATAGGTATAAAGTTGATGAGCCCGAAGAGATTATTAATAAGATATTAAAAGATATAAAAATTGAAGCTGAAGAATATGCAAAAAAAATTGGGGAAGAAGAAATAGACTATATTTTGTTGCTTATGTTATTAAACGAAAGATTAAATACCTTAAAAACAAAGCAAGAGATAAATGAACTGATAACAAAATTCAATAATACTTTAACCACAACTTTAAATCCTCAAGATGAAAAAACGTGGGAGAATAAAACCAAATCAGTACATTGGGATTAATAATACTTATCGGGGAAGGGAGGAAGGGCAACTTATATCGATGTTGCCTATGGGAATGAAAATAGGATTTTTTGATTCAGGAATTGGTGGCCTTACAGTATTAAAAAATGTGATGAAAAATTTTGGGAACCACCAATATTTTTATTTGGCTGATAATTTGAATGTTCCTTATGGTTCTAAACCCATTTCTTTTTTAAAAGAGAATTTAGAAAAAATCATGTATTTTTATAATTTATTACATGTAGATGTACTAATATCAGCTTGTAACACCACCGATTCCATAGTTTTAAAAAATAATATTGCGTTAAATAATTATGATTTTGTTTATGTTAGCATAATAAAAAATGGAATTAAAAGTATAAAAAAAGAAGATTCTGTGCTATTATTAGGCACAGAAAATACTATTAAATTAGGTGTTTATAAAAATTTGCTTTTTGAAAAAGGAATAAAAAAATTTGATGAATTGGCATGTCCGTTGTTTGTACCTTTAATAGAAGAAGGATATTGGTATGGGCAAATGGCAGACTCAATTTTAAGATTTTATTTAAGAGATTTTAGAGCTAAATACGATAAAGTTCTTTTAGGCTGTACTCATTATCCGATACTTGAAGAACAAATAGAAAGATATACTGAAGCTTTAACAATAGACCCAAGCGATGGAATCGTTGA
Above is a genomic segment from Petrotoga sp. 9PWA.NaAc.5.4 containing:
- the murI gene encoding glutamate racemase, yielding MLPMGMKIGFFDSGIGGLTVLKNVMKNFGNHQYFYLADNLNVPYGSKPISFLKENLEKIMYFYNLLHVDVLISACNTTDSIVLKNNIALNNYDFVYVSIIKNGIKSIKKEDSVLLLGTENTIKLGVYKNLLFEKGIKKFDELACPLFVPLIEEGYWYGQMADSILRFYLRDFRAKYDKVLLGCTHYPILEEQIERYTEALTIDPSDGIVDFLNEEIKVEKRIGSLSVNYYITGNIEKFKYLSKLFMKDISYVPNFKKIDLNKLYEKQSILFTK
- a CDS encoding PhoH family protein, producing MIKNFLIDTNVLIHDPNCVLNFQDNNVIIPFPVIEEIDKLKTRSDKVAKSAREVNRILDSFRNGTPLQKGVKLPNGGTLKVLALEKNDPKHRMPSYLGESKDDFILYYAMYLKDENKDLRTIIVSKDLNLRIKADSIGLESQDYLTDKIDIKLLPDGYIIVNEFRKEIEEKDEYELSEFDIAEEVFPNTYLQYGNLLLRYDSKKQKFVKIYVDFESEFLGIKPRSVEQIFALDALLNPEIPFVTLVGTAGTGKTLLALTAGLYSILEEKLYNKLLVSKPVIPMGKDIGYIPGDIEEKMRPWLQPIYDNLDLLFKGSGKRPEEYLSKKDLLEVEVLSYIRGRTIPEQYMIVDEAQNLTPGEIKTILTRVGEGTKIVLTGDPYQIDNPYLDSSSNGLVYAASRFKSIDLSANITMKKGERSELATISAEIL
- a CDS encoding PolC-type DNA polymerase III, which gives rise to MFDMEERVFLAVDFETTGLKPEMGDRIIEIAAIPVYEKKIKFKYSFHTLVNPNIFIPAEVSRFHKLNNKDISHAPPLIEVFPRFKDYIDDSIIVSHNAKMDLRFLDIAAKESGMFSISNYYLDTLEVSKYFLSQGPYNLEYLSKKFNLGIKHFHRAWDDALATAKLFQKYINLFTFKALANFIKKWGE
- the zapA gene encoding cell division protein ZapA, with the translated sequence MKNYRSVEVRILGKDYRYKVDEPEEIINKILKDIKIEAEEYAKKIGEEEIDYILLLMLLNERLNTLKTKQEINELITKFNNTLTTTLNPQDEKTWENKTKSVHWD
- a CDS encoding stage V sporulation protein S; protein product: MEVLKVAANSKPVAVAGALAAIIRDKGMAELQAIGAGAVNQAVKAIAIARGYVAPSGIDLVCVPAFSDVEIEGEERTAIKFVVKPKE